The Gemmatimonas sp. genome window below encodes:
- a CDS encoding neutral zinc metallopeptidase — translation MRWSPGGRSDNLEDRRGASGGGGFRGGGGMKLGLGGTVVLLVLSLIFKRDLLTEFSGGVPGGEMAPASQSAPVTDAGEEKMVDFVSFVLDTAQVTWHALVPGYTDARLVLFREGVRSACGDASAASGPFYCPGDQRVYVDLSFFDQLDRQFGAPGDFAQAYVLAHEIGHHVQNLTGTEKAMRNAVQRNPAAGNQLSVAMELQADCYAGVWAHSAARSGIIEAGDLDEGLGAAAAVGDDRLQKMSTGRVNPESFTHGSSTDRKAWFRKGFDSGDPRSCDTFGQGR, via the coding sequence ATGCGTTGGAGCCCAGGTGGACGAAGCGACAATCTCGAAGATCGTCGTGGCGCGAGTGGTGGTGGTGGATTCCGCGGCGGCGGCGGCATGAAGCTGGGGCTCGGCGGCACTGTGGTGCTGCTCGTACTCAGTCTGATCTTCAAACGTGATCTGCTCACGGAGTTCAGTGGCGGCGTGCCCGGTGGCGAAATGGCACCGGCGTCGCAGTCGGCCCCGGTGACCGACGCCGGCGAAGAGAAGATGGTGGATTTTGTGTCCTTCGTCCTCGATACGGCGCAGGTCACGTGGCACGCGCTGGTGCCGGGTTACACCGACGCGCGTCTCGTGCTGTTCCGAGAAGGCGTACGATCGGCGTGCGGCGACGCCAGCGCGGCCTCGGGGCCGTTCTATTGCCCGGGCGATCAGCGCGTGTACGTCGATCTCTCGTTCTTCGATCAGCTCGATCGTCAGTTCGGCGCACCCGGTGATTTCGCGCAGGCGTATGTGTTGGCGCATGAGATCGGACACCACGTGCAGAATCTCACGGGCACCGAGAAGGCCATGCGCAACGCGGTGCAGCGCAATCCGGCGGCAGGCAATCAGCTGTCGGTGGCAATGGAGCTGCAGGCTGACTGTTATGCGGGTGTGTGGGCGCACTCCGCGGCCCGTAGCGGCATCATCGAAGCCGGTGATCTCGACGAAGGCCTCGGGGCGGCGGCCGCAGTGGGTGATGACCGACTGCAGAAGATGTCGACGGGGCGGGTGAACCCGGAGTCGTTCACGCACGGCTCGAGTACCGACCGGAAGGCGTGGTTCCGCAAAGGCTTCGATTCGGGCGATCCGCGTTCGTGTGACACGTTCGGACAGGGACGCTGA
- a CDS encoding PBP1A family penicillin-binding protein, which yields MRSLKSRHGRSRLAAVPVVCLPLVLALLPAGMAAQVAPGSTGEAWQIVTPAQATLVLGRDGSLIGELGRERRISVALRSLPKYLGNAFVAVEDKRFYQHDGVDLVGVAGAIKDAVTKGNLRGASTITQLLVGNMHPDLIDRRDVSAGRKLREQQAAREMERHYNKEQILEAFLNQISFGRGAYGIEMAARQFFGKGAAELTLAEAASLASMPKSPVQYDPARYPDRNRTRRNTVLALMAEQGYITAAQLAAAQREPVRTVTTTRSPAPWVVDVVRVQAERAGIAVMQGGYRIHTTIDAALQRATQQALSGGLDEIETRPGFRGQRCARVAGDTVATAAKKAKVEACLEGAAVVLDPTTGDVRALVGGRDYARSSFNRAVDGNRQPGSSFKAFVYAQSIAQGLAANAMVADTALRIRLDNGQIYSPDNADNAFLGALTLREALTKSRNPVAVQLALAVGMDSVIALARRAGLRSPISPYPSSALGASVVQPLDFVAAYASFDNGGVAVEPRFVQRIEDRNGRTVFTPQVAPPRSAMDPRVAFIMRDMLQDVVTRGTATALRKIVPSRIPVAGKTGTTNDNTDVWFVGMTPELVTGVWLGFDKTAMISPGAVGGTLAAPIAGQIIAAAYGNRASGVWTPPPGVVPVELDRATGQPSDGATPNDRRYVEWFMAGTEPGAPVWPWSLFRLGPIGY from the coding sequence ATGCGCTCTCTGAAATCCCGACACGGTCGTTCTCGTCTGGCCGCGGTGCCCGTTGTGTGCCTGCCCCTCGTACTGGCTCTCCTCCCGGCTGGTATGGCGGCACAAGTCGCACCGGGTTCCACCGGAGAGGCGTGGCAGATCGTCACGCCGGCACAGGCCACCTTGGTGCTCGGCCGCGATGGCTCGCTGATCGGAGAGTTGGGCCGGGAGCGTCGCATCAGTGTCGCGCTGCGCTCGCTGCCCAAGTACCTGGGGAATGCCTTCGTGGCCGTGGAAGACAAGCGCTTCTATCAGCATGACGGCGTTGACCTGGTCGGCGTGGCCGGTGCCATCAAGGACGCGGTCACCAAGGGCAATCTCCGCGGCGCCAGCACCATCACGCAGTTGCTGGTGGGCAACATGCACCCCGACCTCATTGATCGTCGGGATGTGTCGGCGGGGCGCAAGTTGCGCGAACAGCAGGCCGCGCGCGAAATGGAGCGCCATTACAACAAGGAACAGATCCTGGAGGCGTTTCTCAATCAGATCTCCTTCGGACGCGGCGCGTACGGCATCGAGATGGCGGCGCGACAGTTCTTCGGGAAGGGTGCGGCCGAGCTCACGCTGGCCGAGGCGGCGTCGCTGGCGTCGATGCCCAAGAGCCCCGTGCAATACGATCCGGCCCGCTATCCCGATCGCAACCGCACGCGCCGCAACACGGTGCTCGCCCTGATGGCGGAGCAGGGGTACATCACCGCCGCGCAGTTGGCGGCGGCGCAACGCGAGCCGGTCCGTACCGTGACGACGACGCGCTCACCGGCGCCGTGGGTGGTTGACGTGGTGCGCGTGCAGGCCGAGCGGGCGGGTATTGCGGTCATGCAGGGCGGGTATCGCATTCACACCACGATCGACGCCGCGTTGCAGCGCGCCACGCAGCAGGCGCTCAGCGGTGGACTCGACGAAATCGAAACGCGCCCCGGTTTTCGCGGACAGCGCTGCGCGCGCGTGGCTGGTGATACCGTGGCCACGGCCGCGAAGAAGGCGAAGGTGGAAGCGTGCCTGGAAGGCGCGGCGGTGGTGCTCGATCCGACCACGGGCGACGTCCGGGCGCTGGTGGGTGGGCGTGACTACGCGCGGAGTTCGTTCAATCGCGCGGTAGACGGCAATCGGCAGCCCGGATCGAGCTTCAAGGCGTTCGTGTACGCGCAGTCGATCGCGCAAGGATTGGCGGCCAACGCCATGGTGGCCGACACCGCGCTGCGCATCCGGCTCGACAACGGGCAGATCTACAGTCCCGACAACGCCGACAACGCGTTCCTGGGCGCGCTGACGTTGCGTGAGGCGCTCACGAAGTCGCGCAATCCGGTGGCGGTGCAGCTCGCGCTCGCCGTCGGCATGGACTCGGTGATCGCGTTGGCGCGCCGCGCCGGACTGCGCTCGCCGATCTCGCCGTACCCCTCGAGTGCCCTGGGGGCGAGCGTGGTGCAGCCGCTCGATTTCGTGGCCGCCTATGCGAGTTTTGACAATGGTGGCGTGGCCGTCGAGCCGCGCTTCGTGCAGCGCATCGAAGATCGCAATGGCCGCACGGTGTTCACGCCGCAAGTGGCACCGCCGCGATCGGCGATGGATCCGCGAGTGGCCTTCATCATGCGCGACATGTTGCAGGATGTGGTCACGCGCGGCACCGCGACGGCGTTGCGCAAAATCGTGCCGTCGCGTATCCCGGTGGCCGGGAAAACGGGCACGACCAATGACAATACCGATGTCTGGTTCGTTGGCATGACGCCGGAGTTGGTCACGGGCGTCTGGCTGGGCTTCGACAAGACGGCTATGATCTCGCCTGGGGCGGTGGGAGGCACGCTGGCGGCGCCGATCGCGGGGCAGATCATTGCGGCGGCCTACGGCAATCGCGCCAGCGGCGTGTGGACGCCGCCGCCGGGCGTGGTGCCGGTGGAGCTCGATCGGGCAACAGGGCAGCCGTCGGATGGTGCGACGCCGAACGATCGACGCTATGTGGAGTGGTTCATGGCGGGGACGGAACCGGGAGCGCCGGTGTGGCCGTGGAGCTTGTTTCGGCTAGGGCCGATCGGGTACTAA
- a CDS encoding HupE/UreJ family protein: MLNEFRVYLELGFRHIADLAGYDHILFVVALAIPFGIRDWRRLAVLVTAFTLGHSLTLALATMRLVSVSSNVVETLIPATILFTALDAYTSATPQRPENPATVKRYGIALLFGLVHGLGFSSYLRALLGDEESIALPLLAFNVGLEMGQLVILSIVLTIGAALVPAILQRRRWVQILVGVTGGLALMLLVQRLRAWS, translated from the coding sequence ATGCTCAACGAGTTTCGCGTGTACCTCGAGCTCGGCTTTCGGCACATCGCCGATCTGGCCGGCTACGATCACATCTTGTTCGTGGTCGCGTTGGCGATTCCGTTCGGCATCCGGGACTGGCGCCGCCTGGCGGTGTTGGTCACGGCGTTCACGCTGGGCCACAGTCTCACCTTGGCGCTCGCCACGATGCGACTGGTGTCGGTGTCGTCGAATGTGGTGGAAACACTCATCCCCGCCACGATTCTGTTCACGGCGCTCGATGCGTATACGTCGGCCACCCCGCAACGCCCGGAGAATCCAGCCACGGTGAAGCGGTACGGCATCGCGCTGTTGTTCGGACTCGTTCACGGTCTCGGGTTCTCGTCGTACCTACGTGCGTTGCTCGGTGACGAGGAGAGTATTGCCCTGCCGTTGCTGGCCTTCAACGTCGGTCTCGAAATGGGGCAGCTCGTCATTTTGTCGATCGTACTCACCATTGGCGCTGCGCTGGTACCGGCGATACTTCAACGTCGTCGGTGGGTACAGATACTGGTGGGCGTGACCGGTGGTCTCGCGCTCATGCTGCTGGTCCAGCGCCTTCGTGCCTGGTCATGA
- a CDS encoding creatininase family protein, which produces MSRDDAYAPRVGVLEEQTWPAMRDGDWPVALLPFGATEPHNTHLPYGTDTIMGREVAARVAAACAAQGVRVAALPAVPFGVNSTQLDLRFTINMMPSTQLALLRDVVKSLEPHGVRALVLLNAHGGNELRALVRELQPSTTMVLAIVNWWQAGDHGVFDSAGDHAGELETAAIMHVAPHLVVPDRNTWGDGHAKPSVFDGVRSGWAWMPRRWTQVTADTGVGDPREATVEKGAAFVAQAVERIAAFCVQLAGADANAMWADR; this is translated from the coding sequence GTGAGTCGCGACGATGCCTACGCGCCGCGTGTCGGCGTGCTGGAAGAGCAGACGTGGCCGGCGATGCGCGACGGTGATTGGCCGGTGGCGCTCTTGCCCTTCGGCGCCACGGAACCGCACAACACGCATTTGCCGTACGGCACCGACACCATCATGGGGCGTGAAGTCGCCGCGCGCGTCGCGGCCGCGTGCGCGGCACAGGGCGTTCGTGTGGCGGCATTACCCGCGGTGCCGTTCGGCGTGAACAGCACGCAGCTCGACCTGCGCTTCACGATCAACATGATGCCGAGCACGCAGCTGGCGCTGTTACGTGATGTGGTGAAGAGTCTCGAGCCGCATGGTGTGCGGGCGTTGGTGCTGTTGAATGCGCACGGCGGGAATGAACTTCGCGCGCTGGTGCGCGAGCTGCAGCCGAGCACGACGATGGTGCTGGCCATCGTGAATTGGTGGCAGGCCGGTGATCACGGCGTGTTCGACAGCGCGGGCGACCACGCCGGTGAACTCGAAACGGCGGCCATCATGCACGTGGCACCGCACTTGGTCGTGCCCGACCGCAACACGTGGGGCGATGGCCATGCCAAACCCAGCGTGTTCGACGGCGTGCGCAGCGGCTGGGCGTGGATGCCGCGTCGCTGGACGCAGGTGACGGCCGATACCGGTGTGGGCGATCCGCGGGAAGCCACGGTGGAGAAGGGCGCCGCGTTCGTGGCGCAGGCGGTGGAGCGGATCGCCGCGTTCTGCGTGCAGCTGGCGGGCGCGGACGCGAATGCAATGTGGGCGGACCGCTAA
- a CDS encoding DUF3857 domain-containing transglutaminase family protein — protein MRPFDMPFGTLRSLALSALAFLFARTASAQGVAPPSPLPLVPSDSVLRLAVDPARAIGQPFVVLLQESSFRVEADGRWLQRNRRAVQVVDENAARGLAEQAFAFASSHQTLTIEWVRVLRTTGVVVADKPAQIQDADVPAAMANPIYQDQRVRRLSLAGVSAGTVVDIAWSVKESAPPRAGDFLFRAGLNGPTSIRRSLIELDVPEGYAPNIVERNLTVQRRDDIANGRRRYTWTASDQPGIRGEPFAADSNGVVQTITVGPRSTWTEIASWYHGLSKDRYALSASAASRIDSVVKASVARTKLDTVRAVHRFVAQDIRYLSVALGMGSYQPRTPDEVLSTSLGDCKDKATLFVAALRRYRIAANTVLLSLSQRPDPNVPTVFQFNHAIAAVRDGANWMYTDLTAEAIPYGELPDAYQGSFAIIIGDDGAAQRVMLPVRPTERNVSSLQLTMQIGADGRAVGRAVERAEGSPTYGLRLGLSTPLDSTRRAAFSRSLTQRIFGAEVTGNPRVDSLVVFNGRDLASSAQISYAVSADELVRTIGTSKVLSVPSVVRGPARSFRTALRELESRGPRQLPIDASRILAPMANITEWIVTLPPGWTIDLPANVSATSFFGSYSSTWTQNGRELRQVRRLQGQRGIFGPERIAEVLVWLRTVGADDQDFLTVKPAAAP, from the coding sequence ATGCGACCATTCGACATGCCTTTCGGTACGCTTCGTTCTCTGGCGCTGAGCGCCTTGGCTTTCTTGTTCGCGCGTACGGCGTCGGCGCAGGGTGTGGCGCCGCCGTCGCCGTTGCCGCTCGTGCCGTCGGATTCCGTGCTGCGCCTCGCCGTCGACCCGGCGCGCGCCATAGGGCAGCCGTTCGTGGTGCTGCTGCAGGAATCCAGTTTTCGCGTGGAGGCAGACGGACGCTGGCTACAGCGCAACCGGCGGGCGGTGCAGGTGGTCGACGAGAACGCCGCGCGCGGCCTGGCCGAGCAGGCGTTTGCGTTCGCGTCGTCACATCAGACGTTGACCATCGAGTGGGTGCGCGTGCTGCGCACCACAGGCGTGGTCGTGGCCGACAAGCCGGCGCAGATACAGGACGCCGACGTACCGGCGGCGATGGCGAATCCGATTTATCAGGATCAGCGCGTGCGTCGCCTGTCGCTGGCGGGCGTGAGCGCGGGCACGGTGGTGGACATTGCGTGGTCGGTGAAAGAATCCGCCCCGCCGCGTGCCGGCGATTTTCTCTTCCGCGCGGGATTGAACGGCCCGACCTCCATCCGACGCTCATTGATCGAGCTCGACGTGCCCGAGGGGTACGCGCCGAATATCGTGGAGCGCAACCTCACGGTACAGCGACGCGACGACATCGCGAACGGACGTCGCCGCTATACGTGGACCGCAAGCGATCAGCCCGGCATACGCGGCGAACCGTTCGCGGCCGATTCGAATGGCGTGGTGCAAACCATCACCGTGGGACCTCGCAGCACGTGGACCGAGATCGCGAGTTGGTATCACGGGCTGTCGAAGGATCGCTACGCGCTCAGCGCGAGCGCGGCGTCGCGTATCGATTCGGTGGTGAAGGCCAGCGTGGCCCGTACGAAGCTCGACACCGTTCGCGCGGTGCATCGCTTCGTGGCGCAGGATATCCGATACCTCTCCGTTGCGCTCGGCATGGGCAGCTATCAACCGCGCACGCCCGACGAAGTGCTCTCCACGTCGCTTGGCGATTGCAAGGACAAAGCAACGCTGTTCGTGGCGGCGCTGCGTCGGTATCGCATTGCCGCGAACACCGTGTTGCTCTCGCTGTCGCAGCGTCCCGATCCAAACGTGCCAACGGTGTTCCAATTCAATCACGCCATCGCCGCCGTGCGTGATGGGGCGAATTGGATGTACACTGACTTGACCGCCGAGGCGATTCCATATGGTGAGCTGCCCGATGCGTATCAGGGGAGCTTCGCGATCATCATCGGTGACGACGGCGCGGCGCAACGGGTGATGCTGCCGGTGCGGCCCACGGAGCGCAACGTGTCGTCGCTGCAGCTCACCATGCAGATCGGCGCCGACGGACGCGCCGTGGGACGCGCAGTCGAGCGGGCCGAAGGATCGCCGACCTACGGGCTCCGGCTGGGGCTGAGCACCCCGCTCGATTCCACCCGGCGCGCGGCGTTCTCCCGATCACTCACCCAGCGCATTTTTGGTGCGGAAGTAACCGGGAATCCCCGGGTGGATTCGCTGGTGGTTTTCAATGGCCGCGATTTGGCGTCGTCGGCGCAGATCTCGTACGCGGTGTCGGCCGACGAGCTCGTCCGCACGATCGGCACGTCGAAAGTGCTTTCGGTGCCGTCGGTGGTGCGCGGACCGGCGCGGAGCTTCCGCACGGCGCTCCGGGAACTCGAAAGTCGCGGCCCACGGCAGCTGCCAATCGACGCGAGCCGGATTCTTGCACCGATGGCCAATATCACCGAGTGGATCGTGACGCTACCGCCGGGCTGGACCATTGACCTCCCGGCGAACGTGTCGGCCACGAGCTTCTTCGGCAGTTACAGTTCGACGTGGACGCAGAACGGCCGCGAGCTGCGGCAGGTGCGTCGGTTGCAGGGACAGCGTGGTATTTTCGGCCCCGAGCGCATTGCCGAAGTGTTGGTGTGGCTGCGCACGGTCGGGGCGGATGATCAGGACTTCTTAACGGTGAAGCCGGCAGCGGCGCCGTAA
- a CDS encoding DUF6702 family protein, with product MKLATLALAALLFGGRDAGVRVMHDVHSTHTRAVVETGTVMWKVRLFSDDLEKGLRAYARRPAFALDRDAKADSLFTAYFNAKVSVSADGRTLKASLVQQGVDKDPVGGTVHWYLLQFDAARAPGTLSIRNTLLAELFPSQANIVVLLSMPGEKRHSLYFGDGDNAAQTVDLRR from the coding sequence GTGAAGCTGGCGACGTTGGCCTTGGCCGCACTGTTGTTCGGTGGCCGCGACGCGGGTGTTCGTGTGATGCACGATGTGCACAGCACGCACACGCGCGCCGTCGTCGAGACCGGCACGGTGATGTGGAAGGTGCGGTTGTTCAGTGATGATCTGGAGAAGGGGCTGCGCGCCTATGCGCGTCGCCCTGCCTTCGCGCTGGACCGCGACGCCAAGGCCGACTCGCTGTTCACGGCGTATTTCAACGCCAAGGTGAGCGTGTCGGCCGACGGTCGTACGCTCAAGGCCTCGCTGGTGCAGCAGGGCGTGGACAAGGACCCAGTGGGCGGCACGGTGCATTGGTACCTGCTGCAGTTCGACGCGGCGCGTGCACCGGGCACGTTGTCCATTCGCAACACGCTGCTGGCCGAGCTCTTTCCGAGTCAGGCCAATATCGTGGTGCTGTTATCGATGCCCGGCGAGAAGCGACACTCGTTGTACTTCGGCGACGGCGATAACGCGGCGCAGACGGTGGATCTGCGCCGCTGA
- a CDS encoding M1 family metallopeptidase, with protein sequence MRFPLRFCAVALALLPTAMPTALPAQQWLNAEPNTKVNKSSFRALDEWPSPNDFRDASGSPGTRYWQQRVDYVIRTTLDTTTHSVKGSERITYHNNSPQPLGYLWFQLDQNIEAKTSRANMTKSALPATLSPQARHFLLPEEEPVGGYDITRVALVSVNGQAAKPARYIVNGTQMRVNLDAPIPTGGKAVVDIDWSFVVPEGGNNSRGVREQVKDGWIYEVAQWFPRAAVYDDVTGWQNDPFLGQGEFYLNFGNYDVSITVPHDHIVRSTGTLRNPLQVLTPTQRTRLTTAMAGDTSVFIVRPNEVATPGARPAGTAPITWRFTAENVRDFAWASSKTFVWDAAGFRYSPAGRTIELHSVYPRDAMPLWSDISTKAIAQTMRSYGRMAFEYPYPQASNVNGQVGGMEYPMIAFCGGRPGADGKYTKNQEYALASVTIHEVGHNWFPMIVATDERKWTWMDEGVNSFLEYYSSLDYDKNWPAARLRGPAPNIVNYMKDADQVPLMTESDFIHRQFGNNGYSKPAAGLVMLREKVLGPERFDLAFQEYSKKWMFKHPQPADLFRTLASGAGERLDYFWRGWFYSTYNNDQAITKVESQDAQAFAGTTKRGKFYHRITAENKGGLVLPLELEIEYTDGTKERVKMPAEVWRNNEKSHEYGFFSDKEIAKVTADPDSGYADVDRTNNTFTKGVSTRPIG encoded by the coding sequence ATGCGATTCCCTCTCCGCTTTTGTGCGGTCGCGCTCGCGCTGCTGCCTACGGCAATGCCAACGGCCTTGCCCGCGCAGCAGTGGCTCAACGCCGAGCCGAATACGAAGGTCAACAAGTCGTCGTTTCGCGCGCTCGACGAATGGCCGTCGCCGAACGACTTCCGCGATGCGTCCGGCTCACCGGGCACGCGTTACTGGCAGCAGCGCGTGGACTACGTGATCCGCACCACGCTCGACACCACCACGCATTCGGTGAAGGGCTCGGAGCGCATCACGTACCACAACAACTCGCCACAGCCGCTCGGCTACCTGTGGTTCCAGCTCGATCAGAACATCGAAGCGAAAACCAGCCGCGCGAATATGACGAAGTCGGCGCTGCCGGCCACGCTGTCGCCGCAGGCCCGTCACTTCCTGCTGCCCGAGGAAGAGCCCGTGGGCGGCTATGACATCACGCGCGTAGCGCTGGTCTCGGTGAACGGCCAAGCCGCCAAGCCGGCCCGTTACATCGTGAACGGCACACAGATGCGCGTGAACCTCGACGCGCCGATCCCCACCGGCGGCAAGGCCGTGGTGGACATCGATTGGTCGTTCGTGGTACCCGAGGGCGGCAACAACAGCCGCGGCGTGCGTGAGCAGGTAAAGGACGGCTGGATTTACGAGGTGGCGCAGTGGTTTCCGCGCGCCGCTGTCTACGACGACGTGACCGGATGGCAGAACGACCCGTTCCTGGGCCAGGGCGAGTTCTATCTCAACTTCGGCAACTACGACGTGAGCATCACGGTGCCGCACGATCACATCGTGCGTTCCACCGGCACGCTCAGGAATCCCTTGCAGGTGCTCACGCCCACGCAGCGCACGCGCCTGACCACGGCGATGGCCGGCGACACGTCGGTGTTCATCGTGCGCCCCAACGAAGTGGCCACACCCGGCGCGCGTCCGGCCGGTACGGCGCCGATCACGTGGCGCTTCACGGCCGAGAATGTGCGCGACTTCGCGTGGGCCAGCAGCAAGACGTTCGTGTGGGATGCCGCGGGTTTCCGCTATTCGCCCGCCGGTCGCACGATCGAGCTGCACTCGGTGTATCCGCGCGACGCGATGCCGTTGTGGAGCGACATTTCCACCAAGGCCATCGCACAGACTATGCGCAGCTACGGCCGCATGGCGTTCGAATATCCGTATCCGCAGGCGTCGAACGTGAACGGTCAGGTGGGCGGGATGGAGTATCCCATGATCGCCTTCTGCGGCGGGCGCCCCGGTGCTGATGGCAAGTACACCAAGAATCAGGAGTACGCGCTGGCCTCGGTGACCATTCACGAGGTGGGACATAACTGGTTCCCGATGATCGTGGCCACCGACGAGCGAAAGTGGACGTGGATGGACGAAGGCGTCAACTCGTTCCTCGAGTACTACAGCTCACTCGACTACGACAAGAACTGGCCGGCGGCGCGCCTGCGCGGCCCCGCGCCCAACATCGTGAACTACATGAAGGACGCCGACCAGGTGCCCCTCATGACCGAGTCGGACTTCATTCATCGGCAGTTTGGCAACAACGGCTACAGCAAGCCGGCCGCCGGTTTGGTGATGCTGCGCGAGAAGGTACTGGGTCCCGAGCGCTTCGACCTCGCGTTTCAGGAGTACTCGAAGAAGTGGATGTTCAAGCATCCGCAGCCGGCCGACCTGTTCCGTACGCTGGCCAGCGGCGCCGGTGAACGCCTCGATTACTTCTGGCGTGGGTGGTTTTACAGCACTTACAACAACGATCAAGCCATCACCAAGGTTGAGTCACAGGACGCGCAGGCCTTCGCCGGCACCACCAAGCGCGGCAAGTTCTATCACCGCATCACGGCCGAGAACAAGGGTGGGCTCGTGTTGCCGTTGGAGCTCGAGATCGAGTACACCGACGGCACCAAGGAGCGCGTGAAGATGCCGGCTGAAGTGTGGCGCAACAACGAGAAGTCACACGAGTACGGCTTCTTCTCCGACAAGGAGATCGCCAAGGTCACGGCCGATCCCGATTCCGGCTACGCCGACGTGGATCGCACCAACAACACGTTCACGAAGGGCGTGAGCACGCGCCCGATCGGATGA
- a CDS encoding NAD+ synthase, translating into MPGDPIRPLTLALCQFAPRKGDVAANLARIGRLCAQASTLDPRPQVVHFPETALSGYFVEGAVREVACTAGALAYDLDEAYRTACAAAGIDCVAMDLVIGFYERWRDTLHNSAAYLTIGLDDGPPVIRHVHRKNYLPTYGLFDEERFVERGTDIRAFETPWGRAAILVCEDAWHSISGTIAALDGAQVVFVSSAAPARGIWPREDGIAGPYSAARWERLIRDIAEEQGVYTSFVNLVGSEGGKRFFGTSHLVGPGGDVRGRAPVWDESFVSLTVDLDDLVRARADGPLLSDLRVALPHVLDNIRRIQDGAPMSLSYDGPEPAAADLLRGARGFTTGEFAVPTEALQRANSIVRAIPESLPVIRHEMRDHGGPPPLAIDAEMTEEWLTGFLREELTRRGFGKAVIGISGGVDSAVTAFLAVRALGRANVIGIRLPYRTSSAESLDHAQLVIDALGIESRTVDISPAVDGYLTAEPDADASRRGNIMARTRMIALFDLSARYRALPLGTGNKTERLFGYFTWHADDSPPINPIGDLYKTQVWALARHLGVPDIIITKPATADLIAGQTDEGDLGISYARADEILNGMLHGFSHEAMRSRGFQSDELTLVSKRLNGTHWKRRPPATALVSQSGIGESYLRPVDY; encoded by the coding sequence ATGCCTGGTGATCCGATTCGTCCGCTGACGCTGGCCTTGTGCCAGTTCGCCCCCCGAAAAGGCGACGTAGCCGCCAACCTCGCCCGTATCGGGCGCCTGTGCGCGCAAGCGTCCACCCTTGATCCGCGCCCGCAGGTCGTGCATTTCCCCGAGACGGCTCTGTCGGGTTACTTCGTGGAAGGCGCCGTGCGCGAGGTCGCCTGCACCGCCGGTGCGCTGGCCTACGATCTCGATGAGGCCTACCGCACCGCCTGCGCGGCGGCCGGCATTGACTGCGTCGCCATGGACCTTGTGATCGGCTTCTACGAGCGGTGGCGCGACACGCTGCACAACAGCGCGGCCTACCTCACCATCGGCCTCGACGACGGGCCGCCCGTCATCCGGCACGTGCACCGCAAGAACTACCTGCCCACGTATGGGCTCTTCGACGAAGAGCGCTTCGTGGAACGCGGTACGGATATCCGCGCCTTCGAGACCCCGTGGGGTCGCGCGGCCATTCTGGTGTGCGAAGACGCCTGGCATTCCATCAGTGGCACCATCGCCGCCCTCGACGGCGCGCAGGTGGTGTTCGTGTCGTCGGCGGCCCCCGCCCGCGGCATCTGGCCGCGTGAAGACGGCATTGCCGGTCCCTACAGTGCCGCCCGCTGGGAGCGGCTCATTCGCGACATCGCCGAAGAACAGGGCGTCTACACCAGCTTCGTGAACCTCGTGGGCTCCGAAGGCGGCAAGCGCTTCTTCGGCACGTCGCACCTGGTCGGCCCCGGTGGCGACGTGCGTGGCCGCGCGCCGGTGTGGGATGAATCGTTCGTATCACTCACGGTCGATCTCGATGATCTCGTGCGCGCCCGCGCCGACGGGCCGCTGCTGAGCGACCTGCGTGTCGCGCTACCGCACGTGCTCGACAACATCCGTCGGATCCAAGACGGCGCGCCGATGTCATTGTCGTACGACGGACCCGAGCCCGCCGCGGCCGACTTGCTGCGCGGGGCCCGTGGCTTCACCACCGGGGAATTTGCCGTCCCCACCGAAGCACTGCAGCGCGCCAACTCGATCGTGCGCGCGATTCCCGAGTCGCTACCCGTGATCCGGCACGAAATGCGCGACCACGGTGGGCCGCCGCCGCTCGCCATTGACGCCGAGATGACCGAGGAATGGCTCACCGGCTTCCTGCGTGAGGAACTCACCCGACGCGGCTTCGGCAAGGCGGTCATCGGCATCTCCGGCGGCGTCGATTCGGCCGTCACCGCGTTCCTGGCCGTGCGCGCCCTCGGCCGTGCGAACGTGATCGGTATTCGTCTGCCGTATCGCACATCGAGCGCCGAGTCGTTGGATCACGCGCAGTTGGTGATCGACGCCCTCGGCATCGAGTCGCGCACGGTCGACATCAGCCCCGCGGTTGACGGCTACCTTACTGCCGAACCCGACGCCGACGCCTCGCGCCGCGGCAACATCATGGCGCGCACCCGCATGATCGCGCTGTTTGATCTGTCGGCGCGGTACCGTGCGCTGCCACTGGGCACTGGCAACAAGACAGAACGGCTGTTCGGCTACTTCACTTGGCACGCCGACGACTCCCCGCCGATCAATCCGATCGGTGACCTCTACAAGACGCAGGTGTGGGCCCTCGCCCGTCACTTGGGCGTTCCCGACATCATCATCACCAAGCCGGCCACCGCCGATCTCATCGCCGGGCAAACCGACGAGGGCGATCTCGGGATCAGCTACGCACGCGCCGACGAGATCCTGAACGGCATGCTGCACGGCTTTTCGCACGAGGCCATGCGTTCGCGCGGCTTTCAGAGCGACGAACTCACGCTGGTGTCGAAGCGCCTGAACGGCACACACTGGAAACGCCGGCCGCCCGCCACTGCACTGGTGAGCCAGTCCGGCATCGGCGAATCGTACCTGCGACCGGTGGACTATTGA